Proteins encoded in a region of the Oscarella lobularis chromosome 17, ooOscLobu1.1, whole genome shotgun sequence genome:
- the LOC136197152 gene encoding uncharacterized protein gives MEGNSRGVGARLVRKHEFDDMEYCSESDAGFANICQWRKHHAGWQFMIKYDEDSVREKKSIAKLEPLERNNFEELHNGSRVLAKYKSMGMYHATVEKVILPKDDSKNEDSNASVSEQIAILGAVADREVQSEEVKTLTGECRCVDIIPILQKLEKIADKILKVVKRHNTSEKGQIFSGSKRKFNEIKKDTKWKLNDSSVSLNSSFCNDRSKEKARECPIIFNEIGREEPDRKFKATEEEEDSECITMGDVRIFEASVKFAKETGDPIKMAKKLLPEFYSKEELSTCGLMKTKNGREQKTLANMEKYEKLIGLVKKSFPRQHWTDIEMRRALNRVFLDFAAKTRRTAIKQEE, from the exons ATGGAGGGCAATTCtcgcggcgtcggcgccCGTCTAGTCCGAAAACATGAATTCGACGACATGGAATACTGTTCTGAGAGCGACGCGGGGTTTGCAAATATCTGCCAGTGGCGAAAACACCACGCCGGAT GGCAATTCATGATCAAGTACGACGAAGACAGTgttagagaaaagaaatcgattgcaAAATTGGAGCCTTTGGAGCGCAACAACTTTGAAGAGCTGCATAATGGATCACGAGTACTTGCGAAGTACAAGTCCATGGGTATGTACCATGCGACTGTCGAGAAAGTGATTCTACCGAAAGATGATAGCAAGAATGAA GACAGCAATGCTTCAGTATCGGAGCAGATTGCAATCTTGGGCGCAGTCGCTGATCGAGAAGTTCAGTCGGAGGAAGTGAAGACACTGACCGGAGAATGTCGATGCGTGGATATCATACCCATCCTGCAGAAACTGGAAAAGATCGCAgataaaattttgaaagttGTTAAACGG CACAATACCAGTGAAAAAGGCCAAATTTTCTCAGGcagtaaaagaaaatttaatGAG ATCAAGAAAGATACGAAATGGAAGCTGAATGACAGCTCCGTCTCTCTCAATAGCTCCTTCTGCAACGATAGATCGAAGGAAAAGGCAAGG GAGTGCCCTATAATTTTCAATGAGATTGGGAGGGAGGAGCCGGACAGGAAATTCAAGGCtaccgaagaagaagaagattctGAG TGCATTACCATGGGCGACGTCAGAATATTTGAAGCTAGTGTCAAGTTTGCAAAGGAGACAGGAGATCCTATTAAGATGGCCAAAAAACTTCTGCCCgaattttattctaag GAAGAATTGAGTACCTGCGGGTTAATGAAGACCAAGAATGGGAGAGAGCAGAAGACTTTAGCAAATATGGAGAAGTACGAAAAGTTAATTG GGCTTGTCAAGAAAAGTTTTCCAAGGCAGCATTGGACAGACATCGAGATGAGGAGAGCCCTGAACAGAGTGTTCTTGGATTtcgcggcgaagacgagaagaactgCGATAAAGCAGGAAGAGTGA